The DNA region ATGGGGATAAACATAGTGCGATCGCCGCCGTCCATCCCTAAACCCGAAACATGTGCATTCTGTGATAATCCCCAAAAGATAATTCCTCTAGAATCACCAGAAGTAGAATAACCAGATAACTTCCGTTTTAGCCAAGTTAAAGGACTGGACATTCCCTTTTCAACTTTCACAGCACCAAGAGTTTTTAATGTGAGAGTAAGTTCATCAAACACTAAAAGCTTACGACCATGACCACAATCAAAGCGATCGTATTCGTCTAAGCAGTTAGCCACCCATTCAGCAGCATCATCAGGGGAGGTTGTCATTAAATCTTTTCTGAAAAGTTTGTCAACTCGTCCAGAAAAATAAGCTGTTTCTTTGGGATCATTTTTGGGGTCGATATAGAAAACGGTGGTATTTGGGTGATATTGTTTGACTGCTTCTAGCGCATTTGTTACAAATATTCCTTTACCACTACCGGGAACGCCAACGATTAGAGTTAGCTTTAGACTTTGTGCTAACAGTGCTGGTAGGTCTGGTATTTCAGACTTAAACTCTACAACTTCTGTGTTTTTGTCGTCTACTGGCAAGGCAGGAACATTAATAGCGTTCAGCTTTGTGTTGCTGCCAATTAATTTATTCCCAGATTGAGCAATAGTATCATAATCCAAAATATTAGACTTGGGTAACTCGACAATATTGGGTTTGGGCAGTTCCACAAACCGAGAGGGTAGCGCCTCCTTAATCGCTGTAACTTCCTGAATTCGAGTCCTGGTGTCAACCTCAACATTTTGTAGGTGGTCAGTTAACTGTTGTTTCCCTGGCAAGGAACGCCCCTCTAGTTTGCGATACCAGTCCAGCAGCCATCGGTAGGCATAAAACCTCTTTCCAGGCTCAATCTGAGTCAAATACTCAACTACAGTTTCAAAAAAGTCGCCGTAGAGGAAACTGTACTCTTGGGCGTCGTGTCTGGGTAAAAACTTAATTGTGTGAGCAAAGTGGTCAGTGCGATAATTCTGCCTTGCATCATAATCGCCAGCACGAGCGATCGCATCCAAAAAGTTTCCCCTAACAAACGGTAATGGTGCAATTTCCTTGGTACGAGCATGGTGATCAACTACAAACCACAACCAGGCTGCACCCCCAATCATTCCACCAATGAGCATAAATGGGTTGACAGCGTAGCAAATAGTACCGACTCCAGCAGCGACTAACCCAAGTACCCGTGCTGCATCCGCCTCATTTTCTGCTATGAGTGCTTGGACTAATAACTGTTCTTTCCTTTCCCCCATCCACTCGGCTATTTTGCCAGCTTCCAAATAACTTAAATTGGGGTATAGGCTGCGATCTGGTTCAGTTTCACGGGTGGTAATTTTAGGGATATTATTGTTAGTAAATTCCATATCTAAATCTGAGTCTGTTTTTTCATTTGGGGATGAGCGGCTCCCGGTTTAAAGGGTATCGCCGCTTAATTCTTTAATCGTTAGTCAGTCGCCAGACAGCAAAACCAATCTCACCTGATAACATCGTGCCGATGTTATAGAGGAAGCAGCACAAAATAATGACTGGTGCAGTGTAAGCGAAGGGGTTATGAGCAGCAAAAGTTGTCACTAGGTCAAAGACCCAAATTGCTATTGTGATAAACCCGGTCGATGTGCGATCGCGCAATCCAGCAGTCTTATAATCCTTCCAAAGTTCCGTTACTAAATCAATCTTGCCGCTCGGCTTGCTCTCCAGTTCATACCCTATGTGGTCTTGTAGTTCCCGTCTGGCTGCATCGGGGTTCTTTCCCCTCAATGCATATGCCTCAATTACTTGGATACCTACAGCAATTAAGAAAGCAGCATAAAAGAAAGGGTTGAATAGTGCCAAGAGGACATTAGCCCAATGCCAAGACGGTTCAAACCAGGGGAAGATTGGACGTTGTTGGAAGACTGTTTGCCATATCGAGTCAGCGCTTATTGCAGCGCCAATGAGAAATAATGCACCTCCAACAACAGCCCGACCAGTCCCGCCAGTTGTAACGAATTGGGCGACAATTGCAGCTGCTATTCTGATCGGCATTCCCAGAACCAAAACTATTATTTTTGCGCCGAAGTCAATAATCTGACCAATAGAGCGCTTTTGTTCTTGTTTTTTCTCGCCTGGTGATGTATTTGAATTCACTATGATTTCTCCTTTTATTGGTTAATTTGGTCTACCATTGCAAGCATCGTGCAGTTTATGCCGCCAGTACCACTGGTTGTCTTCAATGCGTCCTATACAAACCCCTGCCGAGTCATAGACATATACAACTTGGTCAGTCCCCCAGCCTGTGGTATCTGGTCTAGGGTCTTGTTTTGGGTTATCCAAATAGCGTCTGATTCGCAGTTTTTGAGTGTTTGGAGCAATGCCAGTTTTGTACAATTGCTCTGAAGTTTTGGCACGCTCCACAATGCGCGAGCGCTCAAATTGTTCTTGTGTTCGCAAGTTTTCCACTTCTAGTTCCATCTCTGCTTTCGCCTTCTGTGCCTTTGCGTAAGTAGCAATTTGGGGTATTAGAGGCAGAATTACTGGCATAGCACAAATAGCGCATCCGGTTAGCGCTAGGTAAATTTGTTTCCGAAACACCATCTGTCCTCAAAGAAGAGTGAAAATCTTTTTGTTTGAGGGTGGGCAGTACCCACCCAGAGAATTACTCAGGAATTGGTTGAGTTTTGATTTGACTAACTAACGCTTCCAGGAAACTAAGAACATCCCGCCACGGAACATTTGTATAAACCAATTCAACAAATTGCTCTAGTTCTGAATCATCTACCTGTTTGTAGTAAGGGTCACTGCCTTCTAAGTTCCGGCAAGTTTCACCCATCTTCGTAGCGATTTGAATTAGTAAATAAAACTTTTGGGTTTTGGTCAAACGCTCCAATTGACTGCCGTAAGTTTCCGTCATCCAATCGAAAAATGACATTGTTTTCTCCTTATATTTCTGTTAAGAGTAGTGAAACTTTAGCTATATCTGAGATTAGTTAGGAGGCACTCTATAACGCCCAGAGCATCACTAAAAGACAATTCTTTAACTACTCTGTCGGCTGCCGACTCAGCATCATCAGAGATATTCTCATCTTGAAATTCGGTAGCTTGCCATAGTTCAGAGGCAATTTGTCCTATCATCCATAACTTTTCGTTAGGTTTAAGATCCTCGCATCCATTGCCCCAAACTGTTTCCATTTTTTCTAGTAATCCACCGTCTCCAAAGGTGTAATTTGTAAACTTACCAATCGGTTGAGCCATGATAAAATCCTTAATGTTGTGTTTCTTCGTAATTAGCGGCGGAGATACACCACTGCGATATGAGGCGATCGCTCTCTCCTCAAAACAAGCTTTGCTGTATTGCTTCTGTGGTCATGGTCGCGTGATGCTTTTTGATATAGCCGTGGAACCTCGTAGACCATTAGCAACACTTTACTTGTATTGAGTTGGATGTCTGCTGTCTTCCGTTGCCGTGGCAGTGGGCGAAATAGATACTGCCTGTGCTGAATGCTGTCAGTGTGGTGCATATATCGATAGAGAGTGCCGTCAATGCTGTAAGTTTTGCTCTGAGTAAGTAGCGTTACGCAATTGACGAGTTGCAAATCATTCACCTCTAAAAGCCTCCAAATTGCCTAGATTGAGCGGAGCGCACTTCTTGCCAAACCTTGCGCTGTACTTGGGTTGCACGACAGACGCAAGCGTGAAAGAGTGAGCGCTGCGAGCGCTGCGCCAAAAACTGTACTTGTTTTCGCTTGTCCCTTCCTTAGTGCCATTCACCGCGCGAGCCTTGGATAATATAGCGACCGCTTTCGGTTAAATCTACGACGTTAAACACGGGTATTCTCCTGATATTTAGTCATACTCCTGTCAGTTCACCGTCAAAATTGGTTTCTTCGATTTCATTAACCTTTGGGGTTAATTCTCCAGGTAAAACTTTTGGTTGAACGGAAGAACATAAGCAGCTTGCTGGTATCACCCAGGTTGTCTCTAGGTGACTTCCATATCTAGAAACAAGCACATTGAAAAGTTCTGTCAAAGTGCCAAGTTTTGTAGCTTTTAAGAGTTCTTGTCCCCTCTCTAGTGCTTCATCCCTCACAACAATTCGTGCTTGTGCCATAGTCACAGAATCATTCCCTCTATTGAAATTGTTTGAAAGTTTTCAACGATGCGGAATCGCTTTTTGGTGTCAATTTCTAACTGTTTCGCTAACGGAGCAGAACCACCGATGATTAGCACTTCGCCAATTTCTTTGAAGTAGTCTGCCCACCTAACACGTACTTCTGCTCGGATCTCATCAAGCCAAGTGTCACGACATTTCTCAAATACATTAGAGAAATCAACACCAGACTCTGTTATGTAAGTTCCGTGAGCGATCGCGTCCATGATTTGGGTTAAATCCAAACTTTCATTCTGGGTGCGTTGCATTGCTGCATTGATTAAATTGGCTAGTTCGTAAGTACCGCGCTTAATCACATCCTGTTTACGCAAAGGTTGCCCAGATGGGGAATACAATCTACCAACTGCTGTGCCGCCCCCCAAATCCAGGATTCCGTTAATCTTGGAAGTTGGACGCTGGAACTTTCTATGTGTGATTGCATATTTGTAAGCAGGCAGAGTTTCGTCCATCAGTTCCACTTTG from Tolypothrix sp. NIES-4075 includes:
- a CDS encoding ParM/StbA family protein; the protein is MTTTLTEPVITNCVKSELVKRKVLALNAGNRTTQWINPDSEPITIPSVLKEFEDWEDVPSGDTESPVIELLSEDFQVSSRYVLGVEAKIQKGKPAFAYDKIKLAKKLMFAALEPDVDKSMLVVETLRVALPDSRNTNNASILKGLEGTFNFIRNGQRLTASIRKVELMDETLPAYKYAITHRKFQRPTSKINGILDLGGGTAVGRLYSPSGQPLRKQDVIKRGTYELANLINAAMQRTQNESLDLTQIMDAIAHGTYITESGVDFSNVFEKCRDTWLDEIRAEVRVRWADYFKEIGEVLIIGGSAPLAKQLEIDTKKRFRIVENFQTISIEGMIL